The following coding sequences lie in one Listeria ivanovii subsp. londoniensis genomic window:
- the argF gene encoding ornithine carbamoyltransferase, which yields MKVDTKTNTFGKDMLSLLEWNKAEIKEMIEHAVLMKTNPAHYSHILSGKILGMIFDKPSTRTRVSFEAGILQLGGQAIVMSSKELQIGRGEPIKDTAHVMSEYIDAIMIRTFNHHKVEELALHAEIPIINGLTDLHHPCQALADLMTIYEWKDQFNGVKLAYIGDGNNVCHSLLIAGAMVGLDMSLAMPKGYEVDEEILLTAQKLAAETGGKIFITEDPKLAVMDADFIYTDVWTSMGQEEENAKRLMDFGEKYQVNAELVTYAKSDYHFLHCLPAHREEEVTAEIIDGEHSVIYQQAGNRLHAQKALLAAILEAT from the coding sequence ATGAAAGTGGATACGAAAACGAATACTTTTGGAAAAGACATGCTGAGTTTGCTGGAATGGAATAAAGCTGAAATAAAAGAGATGATTGAGCATGCAGTTTTGATGAAAACGAATCCGGCTCATTACAGTCATATTTTAAGCGGGAAAATATTAGGGATGATTTTTGACAAACCTTCGACAAGAACCAGGGTTTCTTTTGAAGCGGGGATATTGCAGCTTGGGGGACAAGCGATTGTTATGAGCTCAAAAGAATTACAAATTGGTCGCGGGGAACCAATCAAAGACACTGCTCACGTGATGTCAGAATATATTGATGCTATTATGATTCGAACTTTTAACCATCACAAGGTAGAAGAACTTGCACTACACGCGGAGATTCCGATTATCAACGGATTAACGGATTTACATCATCCTTGCCAAGCGCTCGCGGATTTAATGACGATTTATGAATGGAAAGATCAATTTAATGGAGTGAAGCTAGCTTATATTGGAGATGGAAACAATGTTTGCCATTCTTTACTTATAGCTGGTGCGATGGTCGGCTTAGATATGAGTCTGGCAATGCCAAAAGGATATGAGGTAGATGAAGAGATACTGTTAACTGCACAAAAATTAGCAGCAGAAACAGGGGGTAAAATTTTTATTACCGAGGACCCAAAACTTGCAGTGATGGATGCTGACTTTATTTATACCGATGTTTGGACGAGCATGGGGCAAGAAGAGGAGAACGCAAAAAGGTTAATGGACTTTGGTGAAAAATACCAAGTGAATGCAGAATTAGTAACATATGCGAAATCAGATTATCATTTTTTACATTGCTTACCGGCACACAGGGAAGAAGAAGTGACAGCGGAAATTATCGACGGGGAACATTCGGTTATTTATCAGCAAGCAGGAAATCGACTACACGCGCAAAAAGCATTACTCGCAGCTATATTAGAAGCAACATAA
- a CDS encoding NAD kinase: MAKTIFYFSYRKTEELHAKAKELKKITTDNGYELTDDYQKANVIISIGGDGAFLKSVRETDFRQDCLYAGIALTEQLGQYCDFHINQLDEIIKAAIEDRWLVRRYPTIYGTVNNTKAFYVLNEFNIRSSIIRTLTMDLYINDSHFETFRGDGMVISTPTGSTAYNKSVNGSIVDPLLPSMQVSELASINNNKFRTLGSSFILSPKRKLRIEISSEEGNNEFPMIGMDSEALSIQHVHEVNLEVGDRFINIIKLPKNSFWDKVKRNFL; encoded by the coding sequence ATGGCAAAAACTATTTTTTATTTTTCCTATCGAAAAACAGAAGAACTGCATGCAAAAGCAAAAGAATTAAAGAAAATTACAACTGACAACGGTTATGAACTAACGGATGACTATCAAAAAGCAAACGTTATTATTAGTATCGGTGGCGATGGTGCTTTCCTTAAATCCGTCAGAGAAACTGATTTCCGTCAAGATTGTTTATATGCTGGGATTGCATTAACAGAGCAATTAGGCCAATACTGCGATTTCCATATTAATCAATTAGATGAAATTATTAAAGCAGCAATAGAAGATCGCTGGTTAGTTCGTCGTTACCCGACGATTTATGGAACAGTTAATAACACCAAAGCATTTTATGTATTAAATGAATTTAACATCCGTTCTTCTATCATTCGTACACTAACAATGGATCTTTATATTAATGACTCTCACTTTGAAACTTTCCGCGGTGATGGTATGGTTATTTCTACACCAACCGGAAGTACAGCATATAACAAATCAGTGAACGGTTCGATTGTTGATCCATTACTCCCTTCAATGCAAGTAAGTGAACTCGCTTCCATTAATAACAACAAATTCCGGACATTAGGCTCTTCTTTCATTCTTAGTCCAAAACGTAAATTACGAATCGAAATCTCTTCAGAAGAGGGAAACAATGAATTTCCAATGATTGGAATGGACAGTGAAGCATTAAGCATTCAACATGTTCATGAAGTGAATTTGGAAGTTGGCGACCGCTTTATCAATATTATCAAATTACCTAAAAATTCATTCTGGGACAAAGTAAAACGTAATTTCTTATAA
- the ezrA gene encoding septation ring formation regulator EzrA, whose product MYYMLIGFIIVVIAVIGAGYILKRKHYQRINELEEKKIKLRERPVIDELTKVKKLKLTGQTEALFESWRSSWDEIETRLFPDLEEVLLEAEMNTDHYKFRSATYVENDIEQMLVVIEKQMDQILGGLKELLISEEKNANESRMTKEKFAELRREVLTRGFKLGDTLGYVESRLDTLADSLNQYDLLTDQGDHLEAREIVLVVQKEMKVIEGQMERIPSLLHETDTILPEEINKLRAGYEEMVRKGYYLAQMELDKEISRMKTRIDKMKQNVVNLDLDAAEQGIEELHTEIDLFYDTLEHEAEARHFVKENHSPTSDKLQRQNAVSDALAEQITEVKQTYHVGEEDLAVYLKTSAKLSEAKENFEQLTALIASGEIAYSAAQDTLKEIEAALITIGAEQDKFAEELRSLRKDELEARDDAERMRRAIITLDRKMERERLPGLPEEYLSLRAHMEESIDALEKRLEEKPLNMKAVGQDWRIAEEDLTHLTEKAEEMMENVRLVEHVIQYANRYRLRNQELANELVQAENHFYKDYQYKKALEIAVTALEKVETGAFKKVEKAYESKVSVDDIE is encoded by the coding sequence ATGTACTACATGTTAATCGGCTTTATTATCGTAGTAATTGCAGTCATTGGTGCAGGCTACATATTAAAAAGAAAACATTACCAAAGAATAAACGAGTTAGAAGAAAAGAAAATTAAGCTTAGAGAGAGACCTGTGATTGATGAACTAACCAAAGTCAAAAAGTTAAAGCTAACTGGTCAAACAGAAGCACTTTTCGAATCATGGCGTTCGTCTTGGGATGAAATTGAAACAAGATTATTTCCTGATTTAGAAGAAGTACTACTCGAAGCTGAGATGAATACGGATCATTATAAATTCCGCTCTGCTACATATGTTGAAAATGATATTGAACAAATGCTCGTTGTCATTGAAAAACAAATGGATCAAATTCTTGGTGGTTTAAAGGAATTACTTATTAGTGAAGAAAAGAATGCAAATGAAAGCCGTATGACAAAAGAAAAATTTGCAGAGCTTCGTCGGGAAGTTTTAACAAGAGGCTTTAAATTAGGAGACACATTAGGTTATGTCGAATCAAGACTAGACACACTTGCGGATAGTCTTAATCAATACGACTTATTAACAGACCAAGGTGACCACTTAGAAGCGCGCGAAATCGTTTTAGTTGTCCAAAAAGAAATGAAAGTTATTGAAGGACAAATGGAACGGATTCCTTCATTATTACATGAAACAGATACTATTTTACCAGAAGAAATCAATAAACTACGTGCTGGTTATGAAGAAATGGTTCGTAAAGGCTATTATTTAGCGCAAATGGAGCTAGATAAAGAAATTTCTCGAATGAAAACACGAATCGACAAAATGAAACAAAACGTGGTCAATCTTGATTTGGATGCTGCAGAACAAGGGATAGAAGAGCTGCACACGGAAATTGACTTATTCTATGATACACTGGAACATGAAGCGGAAGCACGTCATTTTGTTAAAGAAAATCATAGTCCGACATCGGATAAATTACAACGCCAAAATGCAGTGTCTGATGCACTTGCTGAACAAATTACTGAAGTAAAACAAACGTATCATGTGGGGGAAGAAGATTTAGCTGTTTACTTGAAAACGAGTGCTAAATTAAGTGAAGCAAAAGAAAACTTTGAACAACTTACAGCATTAATAGCTAGCGGAGAAATTGCTTACTCAGCAGCACAAGATACGCTCAAAGAGATTGAGGCAGCACTAATCACCATTGGTGCAGAACAGGATAAATTTGCAGAAGAATTACGTTCGCTTCGTAAAGATGAATTAGAAGCTCGTGATGATGCAGAGCGCATGCGTCGAGCAATTATCACGCTAGACCGTAAGATGGAACGAGAACGCTTGCCTGGACTTCCAGAGGAATATTTGTCATTACGTGCTCACATGGAGGAATCCATTGACGCGCTTGAAAAACGCTTGGAAGAGAAGCCTTTAAATATGAAAGCAGTTGGTCAGGACTGGCGAATTGCTGAAGAAGACTTAACCCATTTGACGGAAAAAGCGGAAGAAATGATGGAGAATGTTCGTTTAGTCGAGCATGTTATCCAGTACGCCAACCGTTACCGCTTACGTAATCAAGAGCTAGCGAATGAATTAGTCCAAGCAGAAAATCACTTTTATAAAGATTATCAGTACAAAAAAGCCTTGGAAATTGCTGTAACGGCTCTAGAAAAAGTCGAAACAGGTGCATTTAAAAAAGTCGAAAAAGCATATGAATCCAAAGTTAGTGTAGACGATATCGAATAA
- the thiI gene encoding tRNA uracil 4-sulfurtransferase ThiI — protein sequence MEFDRMLIRYGELSTKGRNRKQFVTKLAQNVKRAMKDLPEVRIHGERDRMYIILNGADYHLAEERLKPIFGIQSFSPAVRVDLDLEEVKKAALALVQDAHEENGTFKVAARRSHREFPLDSNEINQEIGAHVLQNIADLTVNVKDPDVKLTIDVRKEGVFLSCRTILGAAGLPVGSSGRAMLMLSGGIDSPVAGYLAQKRGVEIEAVHFHSPPYTSEQAKQKAIDLAAKLAKYSGQVQMHIVPFTEIQEVIKQQIPESVIMTVTRRMMLRITEKLRRKRNGLAIVNGESLGQVASQTLESMLAINAVTATPIIRPVVSMDKNEIIQIAQKIDTYNLSVQPFEDCCTIFTPPSPKTKPKLDKIEHYESFTDFDSLISKAIDNIETISVNIAETEQVKDEFADLF from the coding sequence TTGGAATTTGATCGTATGTTAATTAGATACGGAGAGTTATCTACAAAAGGAAGAAACAGAAAACAATTTGTCACAAAACTAGCTCAAAACGTGAAACGAGCAATGAAAGATTTGCCGGAAGTAAGAATTCACGGCGAACGTGACCGGATGTATATTATTTTAAATGGCGCAGATTATCACCTTGCAGAAGAACGTTTAAAACCTATTTTTGGTATTCAATCTTTCAGTCCAGCGGTTCGAGTGGATTTGGATTTAGAAGAAGTGAAAAAAGCAGCACTTGCTTTAGTCCAAGATGCGCATGAAGAAAATGGGACTTTTAAAGTGGCAGCAAGAAGAAGCCACCGTGAATTCCCGCTAGATTCAAACGAAATAAATCAAGAAATTGGCGCTCATGTGCTTCAAAATATAGCTGATTTAACAGTTAATGTGAAGGATCCTGATGTGAAGTTAACCATCGATGTTCGAAAAGAGGGAGTATTTCTATCGTGTCGAACAATTCTTGGCGCAGCTGGACTTCCGGTTGGTTCATCTGGTCGCGCGATGTTAATGTTATCAGGTGGAATTGATAGTCCAGTTGCTGGTTATTTAGCACAAAAACGTGGCGTGGAAATCGAAGCAGTTCACTTCCATAGTCCACCATACACAAGTGAACAGGCAAAGCAAAAAGCGATTGACTTAGCAGCAAAACTTGCTAAATACAGCGGACAAGTACAGATGCATATTGTCCCATTTACTGAAATTCAAGAAGTCATCAAACAGCAAATACCGGAAAGCGTTATAATGACTGTTACTCGCCGAATGATGCTCCGAATTACCGAGAAACTTCGCCGCAAGAGAAATGGCCTTGCAATTGTGAACGGTGAAAGCTTAGGACAAGTTGCTAGCCAAACACTAGAGAGTATGCTAGCAATTAATGCAGTAACCGCAACACCCATTATTCGTCCAGTAGTTTCAATGGACAAAAATGAAATCATTCAAATCGCGCAAAAAATAGATACCTATAATTTGTCAGTACAGCCATTTGAAGATTGCTGTACGATTTTCACACCACCATCTCCAAAAACAAAACCAAAACTTGATAAAATCGAGCATTATGAAAGCTTCACTGATTTTGATTCATTAATAAGCAAAGCAATCGATAATATCGAAACCATTTCTGTCAATATTGCAGAAACAGAACAAGTAAAAGATGAGTTTGCCGATTTATTTTAA
- the argC gene encoding N-acetyl-gamma-glutamyl-phosphate reductase — protein MKVSIIGATGYGGLELIRLLHQHPLIDIASLHSFSTQTETLADFYPHLKNLESSPLNQINPAEIINKSETVFLATPSGISKDIAAPYVEAGLNVIDLSGDFRLKNGQIYEKWYGKSAAPESYLTKAVYGLAEFQTNTSATFIANPGCYATATLLGLAPLVKNQLIEPTSIIVDGKSGISGAGKAPSANTHFTETNENMTLYKMNAHQHIPEIMQQLNSWDERIPAIQFSTSLIPITRGIFTTIYVKPKKLMTKKQLHTLYTTTYENSPFVRIQPEDCYPTIKQVIASNYCDIGLAYNEKTNTITIVSVIDNLVKGAAGQAIQNLNIIANFAESDGLNFIPVYP, from the coding sequence ATGAAAGTTTCGATAATTGGGGCGACAGGATATGGTGGTTTGGAGTTAATTCGTTTACTTCATCAGCATCCGCTCATTGACATTGCGTCGTTACATAGCTTTTCTACACAAACAGAAACATTGGCTGACTTTTATCCACATTTAAAAAATCTAGAGTCTAGCCCCTTAAATCAGATAAATCCGGCAGAAATTATCAATAAAAGCGAAACAGTTTTTCTTGCCACGCCATCCGGTATTTCAAAAGATATCGCAGCTCCTTACGTCGAAGCAGGCTTAAATGTTATTGATTTATCCGGAGATTTTCGTTTAAAAAACGGTCAAATTTATGAAAAATGGTATGGAAAAAGTGCGGCACCAGAGAGTTATTTAACAAAGGCAGTATATGGTTTAGCTGAATTCCAAACAAATACATCAGCTACTTTTATTGCCAATCCAGGTTGTTATGCAACGGCCACATTACTTGGTTTAGCTCCACTCGTGAAAAATCAGTTGATCGAACCAACATCAATTATTGTAGATGGCAAATCAGGCATTTCAGGAGCGGGAAAAGCACCTTCAGCAAACACTCACTTTACAGAAACAAATGAAAATATGACGCTTTACAAGATGAATGCGCATCAACATATTCCGGAAATTATGCAACAGTTAAATAGCTGGGATGAGCGTATTCCGGCCATTCAGTTTTCTACATCATTAATTCCTATCACAAGAGGAATCTTCACAACTATCTACGTAAAACCCAAAAAGCTGATGACAAAAAAACAATTACATACCCTCTACACGACGACATACGAAAATTCGCCATTTGTCCGCATCCAGCCAGAAGATTGCTACCCAACTATTAAACAAGTAATTGCATCTAATTATTGCGATATTGGGCTTGCTTATAATGAAAAAACCAATACAATTACTATCGTTTCTGTTATTGATAATTTAGTAAAGGGAGCAGCTGGCCAAGCAATTCAAAACTTAAACATTATCGCTAATTTTGCTGAAAGTGATGGATTAAACTTTATCCCAGTTTATCCGTGA
- the argB gene encoding acetylglutamate kinase produces MKNTIVIKLGGVASDNLTEAFFEQITKWQLDGKKIVIVHGGGHYVTKMMQAMEIPVETKNGLRITTPAALEVTKMVLIGQVQPMITTAFQKRGITVIGLNAGDTGLLEAMQASDSELGLVGEIIKVKTTLIEQLLGKNIVTVIAPLGMNKEYHWLNVNADTVACEVASALKAEALYLLTDVPGVRNGSEILAEIASSDMEQLQTTGVIKGGMIPKLASAAFAVENGVHQVIITDSLSTMGTKISKVVI; encoded by the coding sequence ATGAAAAATACGATTGTCATCAAATTAGGTGGAGTAGCAAGTGACAATTTGACAGAAGCATTCTTTGAACAAATCACTAAATGGCAATTAGACGGAAAGAAAATAGTTATTGTTCATGGTGGTGGTCATTACGTAACAAAAATGATGCAAGCAATGGAAATTCCTGTAGAAACAAAAAACGGGTTGCGAATAACAACTCCAGCTGCTTTGGAAGTTACTAAGATGGTGTTAATTGGCCAAGTTCAGCCGATGATTACAACCGCTTTTCAAAAACGGGGAATCACGGTAATTGGTTTGAATGCTGGTGATACTGGTTTACTTGAAGCTATGCAAGCAAGTGATAGTGAACTCGGGCTTGTCGGTGAGATTATCAAAGTAAAAACAACTTTAATAGAACAGCTACTTGGGAAAAATATAGTCACAGTTATTGCGCCACTTGGGATGAATAAAGAATACCACTGGTTAAATGTGAATGCAGATACGGTGGCTTGTGAAGTAGCAAGTGCGCTAAAGGCAGAGGCTCTTTATCTCTTAACGGATGTCCCTGGTGTGCGAAATGGCTCTGAAATATTGGCTGAGATAGCTAGCTCAGATATGGAGCAACTGCAAACAACCGGCGTAATAAAGGGTGGAATGATTCCAAAGCTAGCAAGTGCTGCATTTGCCGTGGAAAATGGGGTTCATCAAGTAATTATTACAGATTCACTTTCAACAATGGGGACTAAAATAAGTAAGGTGGTGATATGA
- a CDS encoding acetylornithine transaminase: MQHIFPTYTRFPVDLVQGKGTVVTAKTGEEYLDFTSGIAVCNLGHCPENVTAAIQIQLANIWHTSNLYESTLQDNVAELIVGEEDRLVFFCNSGTEANEAALKLARKYTGKEKIITFEKSFHGRTFGSMSATAQAKIHQGFGGLVPGFTYIPFNDITSFQTAIDENTAAVMLEIIQGEGGVIPASAAWLLEVQRLCKKVGALLIIDEVQTGLGRTGALYSYQHIGLDPDIFTLAKGLGNGLPIGAMIGKSKLSGAFGPGSHGSTFGGNKIALAAAKEVLMTVKQPSFLEEVQAKSEYFRDLLEVKCANLASVTSIRGEGFLIGIEVVCRADLIVNNLMDQGLLILTAGSNVLRILPPLTVSYAEMNQAANLLEKVLENQLIGSEEG, encoded by the coding sequence ATGCAACATATTTTTCCGACATATACTAGATTCCCTGTTGATTTAGTCCAAGGGAAAGGAACAGTCGTTACAGCTAAAACGGGAGAAGAATATCTTGATTTCACAAGTGGGATTGCCGTTTGTAATTTAGGACATTGTCCGGAAAACGTTACTGCTGCAATCCAAATACAATTGGCGAATATTTGGCATACATCAAATTTATATGAATCTACTTTACAAGATAATGTTGCTGAACTGATTGTTGGCGAGGAAGATAGATTAGTATTTTTTTGTAATAGCGGAACAGAAGCAAATGAAGCAGCGTTAAAGTTGGCAAGAAAATATACAGGAAAAGAGAAAATCATCACGTTTGAAAAATCATTTCATGGCCGGACTTTTGGTTCCATGTCAGCAACTGCTCAAGCAAAAATTCATCAAGGATTCGGTGGCCTTGTACCAGGTTTTACATATATTCCGTTTAATGATATAACATCATTTCAAACAGCGATTGATGAAAATACAGCTGCTGTGATGCTGGAAATTATTCAAGGAGAAGGTGGCGTTATTCCTGCAAGTGCAGCATGGTTGCTTGAAGTTCAGCGATTATGTAAAAAAGTGGGTGCATTATTAATTATTGATGAAGTACAAACAGGACTTGGCCGGACGGGTGCTCTTTATAGTTATCAGCATATTGGCTTGGATCCAGATATTTTTACTTTAGCAAAAGGGCTAGGAAATGGCCTGCCAATTGGAGCGATGATTGGGAAATCAAAACTTAGTGGCGCTTTTGGACCTGGAAGTCATGGTTCTACTTTTGGCGGGAATAAAATTGCGCTTGCAGCAGCAAAAGAAGTTTTAATGACTGTAAAGCAGCCAAGTTTTTTAGAAGAAGTACAAGCAAAATCGGAGTATTTCAGAGATTTATTAGAAGTAAAATGTGCTAATTTAGCAAGTGTAACGAGTATTCGTGGGGAAGGATTTCTTATTGGTATAGAAGTGGTCTGTCGTGCAGATTTGATTGTAAATAACCTGATGGATCAAGGATTGCTCATACTTACAGCTGGATCCAATGTCCTTCGAATTTTGCCGCCGTTAACAGTAAGTTATGCGGAAATGAATCAAGCTGCGAATTTACTTGAAAAGGTTTTAGAAAATCAATTGATTGGGAGTGAAGAGGGATGA
- the argJ gene encoding bifunctional glutamate N-acetyltransferase/amino-acid acetyltransferase ArgJ yields the protein MEQIKGNIASPKGFYADGKHAGLKRKRNDIGWIYSEVPAESAAVYTMNQMQAAPIFVTKDSLASDAKLQAIIVNSGNANACTGNQGMLDALTMRAKTAENLQIPVESVAVASTGIIGDTLPMDKIMAGIDMLEKQSGNAADFEEAILTTDTFQKQITFQIELSGKTVTMSGVAKGSGMIHPNMATMLAFITTDAAVPAKLLQKLLKIKVDKTFNQITVDGDTSTNDMVVVMANGCAENQIIQEGTADWEKFVTMFQAVTEHLAKSIARDGEGATKLIEVQVNGATKTEDARMIAKKIVSSSLVKTAAFGGDGNWGRIICAIGYSGGRFAPDNITIKIGGIEILNHSSQTIFNQQVLDEYLEEEHIVIEVDLHIGLESGTAWGCDLSYEYVKINACYRT from the coding sequence ATGGAACAAATAAAAGGTAACATTGCCTCACCAAAAGGTTTTTATGCAGACGGAAAACATGCTGGATTAAAGAGAAAAAGAAATGACATTGGCTGGATATACTCAGAAGTGCCAGCAGAATCAGCCGCTGTCTATACAATGAACCAAATGCAAGCAGCGCCAATTTTTGTGACAAAAGATTCATTGGCTAGTGATGCTAAATTACAAGCCATTATTGTGAATAGTGGAAACGCGAATGCTTGTACTGGTAACCAAGGGATGCTCGATGCGCTAACGATGCGTGCTAAAACAGCAGAAAATTTGCAGATTCCTGTTGAATCAGTGGCAGTGGCTTCTACTGGGATTATTGGAGATACGTTACCGATGGATAAAATCATGGCTGGTATCGATATGCTCGAAAAACAATCTGGAAATGCAGCTGATTTTGAAGAAGCTATTTTGACAACAGATACGTTTCAAAAGCAAATTACCTTTCAAATCGAGTTAAGTGGAAAAACAGTGACGATGTCTGGTGTCGCAAAAGGTTCGGGAATGATTCATCCTAATATGGCAACGATGCTTGCTTTTATAACGACGGATGCAGCCGTTCCAGCTAAATTATTGCAAAAATTATTAAAAATAAAAGTAGACAAAACATTCAATCAAATAACAGTTGATGGGGATACATCCACAAATGATATGGTCGTAGTGATGGCAAATGGTTGTGCAGAAAACCAAATAATTCAAGAAGGAACGGCTGACTGGGAAAAATTTGTAACAATGTTTCAAGCGGTGACAGAACATTTAGCCAAAAGTATTGCTCGAGATGGAGAAGGGGCTACAAAGCTTATCGAAGTGCAGGTAAATGGAGCGACAAAAACAGAGGATGCGCGAATGATCGCCAAAAAAATTGTTTCCTCTAGCTTAGTTAAAACAGCCGCTTTTGGAGGTGATGGTAACTGGGGAAGAATTATTTGTGCGATAGGCTATTCCGGAGGTCGATTTGCTCCAGATAATATTACCATCAAAATCGGTGGTATTGAAATTTTAAATCATAGTAGCCAAACGATTTTTAATCAACAAGTACTGGATGAGTATTTAGAAGAAGAGCATATTGTTATTGAAGTTGACTTGCATATCGGCCTTGAGTCAGGAACAGCCTGGGGATGCGATTTAAGTTATGAATATGTCAAAATTAATGCTTGTTACCGGACATAA
- a CDS encoding GAF domain-containing protein, protein MIEIAKMTGSKEENYALALKQVQAMITGETNLIANLSNVSSILNQALTNINWVGFYLFEKEKNELVLGPFQGLPACIRIPLGKGVCGSAALDQKTYIVEDVHQFPGHIACDAASNSEIVLPLVKNEQLIGVLDIDSPSTSHFDKVDQLWLEKIRDAIVHELPNEMN, encoded by the coding sequence ATGATTGAAATCGCAAAAATGACTGGTTCAAAAGAAGAAAATTATGCGCTCGCTTTAAAACAAGTACAAGCAATGATTACAGGTGAAACAAACCTAATCGCTAATTTAAGCAATGTTTCTTCTATATTAAATCAAGCATTAACAAATATTAATTGGGTAGGCTTCTATTTATTTGAAAAAGAAAAGAATGAGCTAGTGCTTGGTCCATTCCAAGGTTTACCAGCTTGCATCCGCATCCCACTCGGCAAAGGTGTCTGTGGATCCGCTGCTTTAGATCAAAAAACATATATCGTGGAAGATGTCCATCAATTCCCTGGTCATATTGCTTGTGATGCTGCTTCTAATTCCGAAATAGTATTACCACTAGTAAAGAATGAACAGCTTATCGGTGTACTAGATATCGACAGCCCTTCCACTTCTCACTTTGATAAGGTAGATCAATTATGGCTTGAAAAAATCCGTGATGCTATCGTTCACGAATTACCTAACGAAATGAATTGA
- a CDS encoding cysteine desulfurase family protein, whose protein sequence is MIYFDNSATTKPSNAVLETYTKVASTYFANPSSLHRFGAKSKELLDASRKQIATMLEVLPEEIIFTSGGTEGNNLAIKGLAYSYQNRGKHIITSSIEHPSVRLVMEQLEEEGFSVTYLKVDRNGVINLTELEQALSEETILVSIMGVNNEVGSIQPLQEIGQLLAKRADTFFHVDFVQGIGKIPLQLKEYHVDLLTISGHKFHALRGTGALFKRKNVHLHPEIIGGGQEMGYRSGTENLAGTVALAKALRLALEQEQTDLLTIRDFLLTEIATMPDMSVHTKKAVAAPHIICFSAKGHRGEILVHALEKEDIYISTTSACSSKQKLASSTLKAMGVTDEEATGAVRVSLGYENRLSEAQIFIQKLQEIIENLNKVVK, encoded by the coding sequence ATGATTTATTTCGATAACAGCGCGACAACAAAGCCGAGTAATGCCGTGCTTGAAACCTATACAAAAGTTGCAAGTACTTATTTTGCGAATCCTTCTTCGTTACATCGGTTTGGAGCCAAATCCAAAGAATTACTGGATGCTTCGAGAAAACAAATAGCGACGATGCTAGAAGTTTTACCAGAAGAAATTATTTTTACATCCGGTGGAACAGAAGGAAACAATTTAGCCATTAAAGGACTTGCTTATAGTTATCAAAATCGTGGGAAACATATTATAACCTCAAGTATTGAGCATCCGTCTGTACGACTTGTGATGGAACAACTTGAAGAAGAAGGGTTTAGTGTAACCTATTTAAAAGTGGATAGAAATGGCGTCATCAATCTAACCGAACTAGAACAGGCGCTTTCAGAAGAAACGATTTTAGTATCGATTATGGGCGTGAATAATGAAGTCGGAAGTATTCAGCCACTCCAAGAAATTGGTCAGTTGCTTGCTAAACGAGCGGATACTTTTTTTCATGTAGATTTTGTTCAAGGCATTGGGAAAATCCCTTTGCAACTAAAAGAATATCATGTCGATTTACTTACTATTTCAGGTCATAAATTTCACGCTTTACGTGGGACTGGCGCATTGTTTAAACGGAAAAATGTACACTTGCATCCTGAAATCATCGGTGGTGGCCAGGAAATGGGCTACCGTAGTGGAACGGAAAATCTTGCTGGAACAGTAGCACTCGCAAAAGCACTACGACTAGCTCTAGAACAAGAACAAACAGATTTGCTAACGATTCGTGATTTTCTATTAACGGAGATTGCAACGATGCCAGATATGTCAGTTCATACAAAAAAAGCGGTTGCTGCACCACATATTATTTGTTTTTCAGCTAAAGGGCACCGAGGCGAAATTCTCGTCCATGCGCTTGAAAAAGAAGATATATACATCTCCACAACAAGTGCCTGCTCGTCTAAGCAAAAATTAGCAAGTAGTACGTTAAAAGCAATGGGTGTGACTGACGAAGAAGCAACGGGGGCGGTCCGAGTAAGTTTAGGATATGAAAACCGTCTTTCAGAAGCACAAATATTTATTCAAAAACTGCAAGAAATTATCGAAAATCTAAATAAAGTGGTGAAATAA